Proteins from one Chroococcidiopsis sp. CCMEE 29 genomic window:
- a CDS encoding DUF3120 domain-containing protein, protein MCPAESARNSAIRLSKSVVDRQTWLVFAAAVFLVAVPVFIEAPLVRSLPLLSLAMTAGWVWLSFSLMSRTSSYLWGDLLLGFSWSWLAGSIYWGWLRWEPLLHLPVEAIGVPFAIVCLRLGWGKIGNFFYLGSLLGTVLTDVYFYLVDLIPHWRQIMQVEPALVSPILQSAVAQVQTPWGQAWALMLAIVLLMVGIFPLRYKQLHWWAFSGAVLSTILVDSLFWLAAAAA, encoded by the coding sequence ATTTGCCCAGCCGAGTCTGCTAGAAACTCTGCTATTCGTTTATCTAAGAGCGTTGTTGATCGGCAAACTTGGTTAGTTTTTGCAGCAGCTGTGTTTCTAGTAGCGGTGCCGGTATTTATTGAAGCTCCACTAGTGCGATCGCTGCCGCTGCTAAGTTTAGCGATGACAGCAGGCTGGGTGTGGCTGAGCTTTTCCTTGATGTCTCGCACCTCCAGCTATCTATGGGGCGACCTGTTATTAGGGTTTAGCTGGAGTTGGTTGGCAGGGTCGATTTACTGGGGTTGGTTGCGCTGGGAACCGTTATTACATTTACCAGTAGAAGCGATTGGTGTGCCATTTGCCATCGTTTGTTTGAGGCTAGGTTGGGGCAAGATTGGTAACTTCTTTTATCTGGGTTCTCTACTGGGTACAGTACTAACAGACGTTTATTTCTACTTAGTCGATTTAATTCCGCACTGGCGGCAAATTATGCAGGTGGAGCCAGCGTTAGTCTCACCGATTTTGCAGAGCGCTGTAGCACAGGTGCAAACCCCTTGGGGGCAAGCTTGGGCTTTGATGCTCGCAATTGTTTTGCTGATGGTAGGCATTTTCCCCTTACGCTACAAACAGCTGCACTGGTGGGCATTTAGTGGAGCAGTTTTGAGTACAATTTTGGTAGATAGCTTATTTTGGCTAGCGGCGGCGGCAGCGTGA
- the rimO gene encoding 30S ribosomal protein S12 methylthiotransferase RimO, protein MGDKPTIAISHLGCEKNRIDTEHMLGLLVQAGYSVDTNEELADYVIVNTCSFIQAARQESVRTLVELAETDKKIVITGCMAQHFQEQLLEELPEAAAVVGTGDYHKIVNVISRVEAGERVKQVSPEPTYIADETVPRYRTTTEGVAYLRVAEGCDYRCAFCIIPQLRGKQRSRSIESIVAEAEQLADQGVKEIILISQITTNYGLDLYGEPRLAELLHALGKVDVPWIRMHYAYPTGLTPKVTEAIQETSNVLPYLDLPLQHSHPEILRAMNRPWQGRVNDSIIERIKTAIPQAVLRTTFIVGFPGETDEHFEHLLQFVERHEFDHVGVFTFSPEEETPAYNLPDQIPQNVMEARRDALMELQQPISLRKNQAEVGKTVDVLIEQENPETDELIGRSARFSPEVDGLVYVQGKAKLGSIVPVAITDADIYDLYGQVVDDLK, encoded by the coding sequence ATGGGTGACAAGCCAACCATTGCGATTTCTCACCTGGGCTGCGAGAAAAATCGAATTGATACTGAACACATGCTGGGTCTGTTAGTACAGGCAGGTTACAGCGTAGATACAAACGAAGAGTTAGCTGATTACGTTATTGTCAATACTTGTAGTTTTATCCAGGCAGCACGGCAAGAATCTGTCCGTACCCTAGTGGAGCTGGCAGAGACAGATAAAAAAATTGTCATTACCGGCTGTATGGCACAGCACTTCCAGGAGCAGCTACTGGAGGAGCTGCCAGAAGCTGCAGCTGTGGTAGGTACTGGCGACTATCACAAAATTGTAAATGTAATTTCGCGGGTGGAAGCGGGTGAGCGAGTTAAACAAGTTTCACCTGAACCTACTTATATTGCTGACGAGACAGTGCCACGTTACCGCACCACAACCGAAGGTGTAGCCTATCTAAGAGTGGCAGAAGGTTGCGACTATCGATGTGCATTTTGCATTATTCCCCAGTTGCGGGGAAAGCAGCGATCGCGATCAATTGAATCAATTGTGGCGGAAGCTGAACAACTAGCAGATCAAGGGGTAAAAGAAATCATCTTGATTTCTCAAATTACCACCAACTACGGTTTAGACTTATACGGAGAACCGCGTTTAGCAGAACTGCTACATGCCTTGGGTAAAGTAGATGTGCCGTGGATTCGGATGCACTACGCCTATCCCACTGGTCTTACCCCAAAAGTTACAGAGGCGATTCAGGAAACATCTAACGTTCTGCCTTATCTAGATCTACCGTTGCAACACTCCCATCCGGAGATCCTCAGGGCAATGAACCGCCCTTGGCAAGGACGGGTGAACGACAGCATTATCGAACGGATCAAGACAGCAATACCTCAGGCAGTTTTACGGACAACCTTTATTGTTGGGTTTCCTGGCGAGACAGATGAACACTTTGAACATCTGTTGCAGTTTGTAGAACGCCACGAGTTTGACCATGTAGGCGTGTTTACGTTTTCACCTGAGGAAGAAACCCCTGCTTACAATCTGCCGGATCAAATACCTCAAAACGTAATGGAAGCGCGGCGGGATGCCCTAATGGAGCTCCAACAGCCGATTTCCTTGCGGAAGAATCAGGCAGAGGTGGGCAAGACAGTTGATGTCTTGATTGAGCAAGAAAACCCAGAAACGGACGAGTTAATTGGTCGCTCTGCCCGGTTTTCGCCAGAAGTGGATGGTCTAGTCTATGTCCAAGGCAAAGCCAAGCTTGGGTCAATCGTGCCAGTCGCAATCACCGACGCTGACATCTACGACCTTTACGGTCAAGTTGTAGACGACCTCAAATAG
- a CDS encoding aldo/keto reductase — MQIIKVGQDGPTVSPLCIGTWAWGDKLFWNYGKDYDAKQVREAFQAALEMGTTFFDTAEVYGFGVSEDLLGQFMQQNNQTVQIATKYGPAPWRFTAQSVSDALTESLKRLRVEQITLYQVHWPFSFFMSQETLMNALADEVQRGRIEAVGVSNYSAKQMREAHQLLAARGVPLASNQVRYSLLTRQIETNGIFDTARQLGVAILAYSPLAQGLLTGKYTFDSSETPSGARRIDHRFSKDGLKKIEPVISLLRQLGEKHGRTPAQVALNWLIAQGNVVAIAGAKTAEQVRQNASALGWKLSDDEIAQLEQVSRPWLT, encoded by the coding sequence ATGCAAATCATCAAAGTAGGACAAGATGGTCCCACAGTTAGTCCCCTTTGTATCGGCACTTGGGCTTGGGGTGACAAACTCTTTTGGAATTATGGGAAGGACTACGATGCCAAGCAGGTACGGGAAGCCTTTCAGGCAGCACTAGAGATGGGAACGACCTTCTTTGACACTGCTGAAGTTTATGGTTTTGGTGTTTCAGAAGACTTGCTAGGGCAATTCATGCAACAGAATAATCAAACTGTGCAGATTGCTACCAAGTATGGTCCTGCTCCCTGGCGTTTTACAGCTCAGTCGGTTTCTGATGCCTTAACAGAGAGTTTGAAACGCCTGCGAGTGGAGCAAATCACTTTATATCAGGTGCATTGGCCTTTCAGTTTCTTCATGAGTCAAGAAACACTGATGAATGCCTTAGCAGACGAAGTACAGCGGGGCAGAATTGAAGCCGTAGGTGTCAGTAACTACTCAGCCAAGCAAATGCGAGAAGCGCACCAACTGTTAGCTGCCCGTGGCGTGCCATTGGCTAGTAATCAGGTACGCTATTCTCTATTAACGCGCCAAATCGAAACTAACGGCATCTTTGACACTGCGCGACAATTAGGTGTAGCGATTCTGGCTTATAGCCCATTAGCTCAAGGGCTACTTACTGGTAAATACACCTTTGATAGCTCAGAAACTCCAAGTGGTGCACGTCGGATAGATCACCGCTTTAGTAAAGATGGCTTGAAAAAAATTGAGCCAGTAATATCCCTGCTGCGGCAACTAGGAGAAAAGCACGGACGTACTCCTGCCCAAGTTGCCCTTAACTGGTTAATTGCTCAGGGTAATGTTGTGGCGATCGCTGGTGCGAAAACAGCCGAACAGGTGCGACAGAATGCCAGTGCCTTAGGCTGGAAACTAAGTGATGATGAAATTGCTCAGTTAGAGCAGGTTAGTCGTCCCTGGCTAACTTAG
- a CDS encoding CHASE2 domain-containing protein, whose protein sequence is MSKQLGEGLQKLLFKLKQPLSGSSRIWITAFSVATCFLLLRSVGLLQSLEWAALDQFFRLRPSEPADERVVIVTIDEAELRQVGQWPLPDGVIAQSVQKLHTFKPRAIGLDIYRDLPVPPGHEELLKAYQAIPNLIGIEQLSAEGFAGVLPSPLLSQLDRVGFNNVVLDADGKVRRGLLYWSTPEKVHESFDLKLALVYLETEGITPQSAANNPQYLQLGKGVFPRFEQNDGAYVRADAGGYQILFNFHRPPTSFRKISMTDVLADRVPASIIRDRIVLIGSTAPSLKDFFYTSYSGSLLTGAAQPITGVELHANFISQILSSALSGRPLIHVWSDFVEGLWIFGWAFVGASLSWRLRSPLYSILSIMLAAFALTGSSYLALIKGWWIPVVPSLLVLYGAAGIITLYITQIQQEFKRSKEFLFEVINNIPDPIFVKNKQHRWIVLNEAYCQFIGHPVEVLINNSESDFFSKQEVDIFWQQDELVFTSGIAIEHEEEFTDARGITHLIATKRSLHKDAAGNLFLVGVIRDITQRKRIEEELKRTADELAQSNNELKLSEKRLRYLAQHDALTGLPNRQLFYEHLDQSLAWAQSNQVLVGLLFIDLDGFKQVNDSLGHDNGDRLLVAVAQRLAGCLRHSDVVSRLGGDEFTVILPAIPSVQVAARVAKKILVTLSEAFVLEGQTIFVTASIGISMYPLHSDSKEVLIKQADTAMYQAKQLGKNRYEFFT, encoded by the coding sequence ATGAGCAAACAGCTAGGCGAAGGTCTGCAAAAGTTACTGTTTAAATTGAAGCAACCGCTCTCAGGCAGTAGCAGAATATGGATTACAGCCTTCAGCGTTGCTACCTGTTTCCTGCTGCTACGCTCTGTTGGGTTATTGCAATCGTTAGAGTGGGCAGCCCTCGATCAATTTTTTCGCTTACGTCCTTCTGAACCGGCAGATGAGCGAGTCGTGATTGTGACGATTGATGAGGCAGAACTGCGGCAAGTAGGCCAGTGGCCGCTGCCAGATGGGGTTATTGCTCAGTCAGTACAGAAATTGCACACCTTCAAGCCCCGCGCCATTGGTCTAGATATCTATCGAGATTTACCAGTACCGCCTGGTCATGAGGAATTGTTGAAAGCTTATCAAGCTATTCCGAACTTGATTGGAATTGAACAACTATCAGCTGAAGGCTTTGCCGGTGTTTTACCTTCGCCTTTACTGAGCCAGCTCGACCGAGTCGGTTTTAATAATGTTGTTCTTGATGCTGATGGCAAGGTACGTCGTGGCTTGCTGTATTGGTCTACGCCAGAGAAAGTTCATGAAAGTTTTGACCTCAAGTTGGCTTTAGTTTATCTGGAGACAGAAGGGATTACTCCACAGTCAGCAGCAAACAATCCCCAATATTTGCAGTTGGGTAAAGGTGTGTTTCCCAGGTTTGAACAGAATGATGGTGCCTATGTACGAGCTGATGCCGGCGGTTATCAGATTCTATTCAACTTTCACCGTCCACCTACTAGCTTTCGCAAAATTTCCATGACAGATGTCCTAGCTGACCGAGTGCCAGCCAGCATCATCCGCGATCGCATTGTCCTCATCGGTTCCACTGCACCTAGCCTCAAGGATTTTTTCTACACCTCCTACAGCGGTAGTCTGCTCACAGGAGCAGCGCAGCCAATTACTGGGGTTGAGCTGCACGCTAATTTTATTAGTCAGATTCTCAGTAGCGCACTCTCAGGACGTCCATTAATTCATGTCTGGTCAGACTTCGTGGAAGGCTTGTGGATTTTTGGCTGGGCATTCGTGGGAGCAAGTCTTAGCTGGCGGCTGCGATCGCCCCTCTATTCGATCCTCAGCATAATGCTTGCTGCCTTTGCTCTGACTGGTAGCTCATACCTCGCCTTGATCAAAGGTTGGTGGATTCCTGTAGTACCATCCTTGCTGGTGCTGTATGGCGCAGCGGGTATTATCACCCTTTATATTACCCAGATACAACAAGAGTTCAAACGCTCCAAAGAATTTTTATTTGAAGTTATCAATAACATTCCTGACCCGATTTTTGTTAAAAACAAACAACATCGGTGGATTGTCTTAAATGAAGCGTATTGTCAATTCATCGGTCATCCTGTAGAGGTGTTAATTAACAACTCAGAGTCTGACTTCTTCTCTAAACAGGAAGTAGATATTTTTTGGCAACAAGACGAACTAGTATTCACTAGCGGGATTGCAATTGAACATGAAGAGGAATTCACTGATGCTAGAGGGATAACTCATTTGATTGCCACTAAGCGATCGCTCCACAAGGACGCTGCTGGCAATCTCTTTTTAGTTGGAGTGATTCGAGATATCACACAGCGCAAGCGAATCGAAGAAGAACTTAAGCGCACTGCTGATGAGCTAGCCCAATCTAACAACGAATTAAAACTCTCAGAAAAGCGGTTGCGTTATCTTGCCCAGCATGATGCCCTTACAGGTTTACCCAATCGGCAACTGTTCTACGAACATCTAGACCAATCTTTAGCTTGGGCGCAAAGCAATCAAGTATTAGTGGGACTATTGTTTATTGACTTGGATGGCTTTAAGCAAGTTAATGATAGTTTAGGACATGACAATGGCGATCGCCTGCTTGTGGCTGTTGCTCAAAGGCTAGCCGGGTGTTTACGTCATAGTGATGTTGTTTCGCGGCTGGGTGGCGATGAATTTACGGTAATCCTCCCAGCAATTCCAAGTGTGCAAGTTGCTGCTAGAGTGGCAAAGAAAATTTTGGTTACGTTGTCAGAGGCTTTTGTCTTGGAGGGACAGACTATTTTCGTTACCGCTAGTATTGGTATTAGCATGTACCCCCTCCATAGCGATTCAAAAGAGGTTCTGATTAAACAAGCTGATACAGCGATGTATCAAGCTAAGCAACTAGGTAAAAACCGCTACGAATTTTTTACTTAA
- the psbU gene encoding photosystem II complex extrinsic protein PsbU, with amino-acid sequence MERGKKTVKRLIRLLTVLSLLVGYLGWLSVSQPAIAADLNSVSLRSVPVLAVEGQTTLRRNRADDKLATEFGKKIDLNNTNVRAFQRYPGLYPNLASQIIKNAPYRNVEEVLEIPGLSDRQKQVLQANLDNFTVTDVEAAFTEGDDRFNNGIYR; translated from the coding sequence ATGGAAAGAGGTAAAAAGACAGTGAAACGATTAATACGTTTATTAACAGTTTTGAGTTTGTTAGTGGGATACTTAGGATGGCTTAGTGTGTCCCAACCTGCGATCGCTGCTGATTTGAATAGTGTCAGCTTACGCTCAGTCCCAGTTCTGGCAGTTGAGGGACAAACAACTCTGCGGAGGAACCGAGCTGACGATAAGCTGGCTACGGAATTTGGCAAAAAAATTGATTTGAATAACACCAACGTCCGAGCATTTCAGCGGTACCCAGGACTGTATCCTAACCTGGCTAGCCAAATCATCAAGAATGCTCCCTATAGAAATGTAGAGGAAGTGTTGGAAATTCCAGGACTAAGCGATCGCCAAAAGCAAGTCCTACAGGCTAACCTGGATAACTTCACAGTAACTGATGTAGAAGCAGCCTTTACTGAAGGTGACGACCGCTTTAACAACGGCATTTATAGATAA
- the btpA gene encoding photosystem I biogenesis protein BtpA yields MDLNQLFKNPCPIIGVVHLLPLPTSPRWGGSLKAVIDRAEQEAAALASGGVDAIIVENFFDAPFTKGQVDPAIVSAMTLVLHRLMNLVPLPFGLNVLRNDAQSALAIATCVKAQFIRVNVLTGVMATDQGIIEGQAHHLLRYRRELGSDVKILADVLVKHARPLGSPNLTTAVQDTIERGLADGVILSGWSTGSPPNLEDLELARAAANGTPVFIGSGASWENISSLMQAADGVIVSSSLKRHGRREQPIDPIRVSQFVEAARRSSSAKSPAIQQSSVKLHS; encoded by the coding sequence GTGGACTTAAATCAGCTATTTAAAAACCCCTGTCCGATTATCGGTGTCGTTCATTTACTGCCGCTACCCACCTCGCCCCGATGGGGGGGTAGCCTAAAAGCAGTGATAGATCGTGCTGAGCAAGAGGCAGCAGCGCTAGCTAGTGGTGGCGTTGACGCTATCATCGTTGAGAATTTTTTCGACGCGCCGTTTACTAAAGGTCAGGTAGACCCAGCGATTGTCAGTGCCATGACTTTGGTGCTACATCGGCTGATGAACCTGGTGCCATTGCCATTTGGGCTCAATGTTTTGCGGAACGATGCCCAGAGTGCTTTGGCGATCGCAACTTGTGTCAAGGCGCAATTTATCCGCGTCAATGTCCTGACGGGCGTCATGGCAACTGACCAGGGAATCATTGAGGGGCAAGCCCATCATCTCCTGCGATATCGGCGGGAATTAGGCAGCGATGTCAAAATCTTAGCCGATGTATTAGTCAAGCACGCCAGACCTTTGGGTTCTCCCAATCTCACCACTGCTGTGCAAGACACGATTGAGCGCGGTCTAGCAGACGGTGTAATTTTGTCTGGCTGGTCTACTGGTAGTCCTCCCAACTTGGAAGACCTAGAACTGGCAAGGGCTGCGGCTAATGGCACTCCTGTGTTTATTGGCAGTGGTGCTAGCTGGGAAAACATTTCCTCGCTGATGCAAGCGGCAGATGGTGTAATTGTATCCAGTTCCCTCAAACGTCACGGTCGCCGCGAACAACCGATCGATCCGATTCGCGTTAGCCAATTTGTAGAAGCTGCGCGGCGCAGTAGTAGTGCGAAATCGCCAGCAATACAGCAGTCGTCTGTAAAGCTGCATTCATAA
- the nadB gene encoding L-aspartate oxidase, with protein MPQLDNLCKFDVLVVGAGAAGLYAALCLPDHFQVGLITKDTLSLSASDWAQGGIAAAIAPDDSPVLHIEDTMRAGAGLCDREAVMFLAKQAPRCIQSLVEMGVAFDRHDQELALTLEAAHSRRRVLHAADTTGRKVIATLTARVLERRNIQVIPQALALSLWLHPQTGYCQGISLIYQSQLIWIRAGAVVLATGGGGQVFAQTTNPPLSTGDGVAIAWRAGAILRDLEFVQFHPTALTKRGADRFLISEAVRGEGAHLLDDQGRRFAFDYHPAGELAPRDVVSRAIFSHLQRTSSDPATANVWLDLRPIPAEKIHLRFPNIIQVCQRWGIDVFHEPIPVAPAAHYWMGGIVTDLMNCTSIPGLYAVGETASTGVHGANRLASNSLLECIVFGAQFAHLKDEVERMKDEKIEDSTTHPSPLILSESDWITQQSTLEALRQELPRLVWQSAGICREQKGLEAAIAQVENWQQEFAALPLSQFLLNLSPAQPASVSLSNAEPLLRLWGETRNLLDVAYLILKSAAFRTESRGGHYRLDYPQPEPSWQVHTLVQHDKWWKSQLLGN; from the coding sequence TTGCCCCAGCTAGATAACCTCTGTAAGTTTGATGTATTAGTTGTCGGAGCCGGTGCCGCTGGACTTTATGCGGCTCTTTGTCTTCCCGATCATTTTCAGGTTGGCTTGATTACTAAAGATACTCTTTCCCTTTCTGCTAGTGATTGGGCACAAGGTGGAATTGCTGCTGCGATCGCCCCAGATGATTCACCAGTGTTGCACATTGAAGATACGATGCGAGCTGGTGCAGGTTTGTGCGATCGCGAAGCCGTAATGTTTTTGGCTAAACAAGCACCCAGATGCATTCAGTCGTTAGTAGAGATGGGAGTTGCTTTTGACCGCCACGATCAAGAATTGGCTTTAACCTTAGAGGCTGCCCATTCTCGTCGCCGCGTCCTCCACGCTGCAGACACTACGGGTCGAAAAGTAATCGCAACTTTGACTGCCAGAGTATTGGAACGCCGAAACATTCAGGTGATTCCACAAGCTTTAGCCTTGAGTCTTTGGCTCCACCCTCAAACTGGGTACTGCCAAGGGATTAGCCTGATTTACCAGAGTCAACTTATCTGGATACGAGCAGGTGCCGTAGTTCTAGCAACTGGAGGCGGTGGTCAAGTATTTGCCCAGACAACCAACCCCCCCTTGAGTACAGGAGATGGGGTAGCGATTGCTTGGCGTGCTGGAGCCATTCTCAGAGATTTAGAATTTGTTCAGTTTCACCCTACTGCCCTAACAAAACGTGGTGCTGACCGCTTTTTAATCAGTGAAGCTGTACGCGGCGAGGGTGCTCATTTGCTCGACGATCAAGGAAGACGCTTCGCCTTCGATTACCACCCAGCCGGTGAACTTGCACCGAGAGATGTTGTTAGTAGAGCTATTTTCAGCCACTTACAACGCACTTCATCTGATCCAGCGACTGCCAATGTTTGGTTAGATTTGCGTCCCATTCCAGCTGAAAAGATTCACCTTCGGTTCCCTAATATTATTCAAGTCTGTCAACGTTGGGGTATTGATGTCTTCCATGAACCAATTCCTGTTGCTCCAGCTGCCCATTACTGGATGGGTGGAATTGTCACAGATTTGATGAACTGTACCTCTATCCCCGGTTTATATGCCGTAGGTGAAACAGCTAGTACTGGTGTGCATGGTGCTAATCGTCTGGCAAGTAATTCTCTGCTCGAATGTATTGTATTTGGCGCACAGTTTGCTCATCTAAAGGATGAAGTGGAAAGAATGAAGGATGAAAAAATAGAAGATTCCACCACTCATCCCTCGCCCCTCATCCTTTCTGAGAGCGACTGGATAACTCAACAAAGCACGTTAGAAGCGCTGCGCCAAGAGCTACCCCGTTTAGTATGGCAAAGCGCCGGAATCTGCCGGGAGCAGAAAGGGTTGGAGGCGGCGATCGCTCAGGTAGAAAATTGGCAACAAGAATTTGCTGCCCTGCCTCTGAGTCAATTCCTGCTAAATTTATCACCAGCACAGCCAGCGAGTGTCAGCTTATCAAATGCTGAGCCGCTATTGCGGTTATGGGGAGAAACCCGCAATTTGCTTGATGTTGCGTACTTGATTCTTAAAAGTGCTGCATTTCGCACTGAAAGCCGCGGTGGACACTATCGCCTAGACTATCCTCAACCAGAACCTAGCTGGCAAGTTCACACCTTGGTGCAACATGATAAATGGTGGAAATCCCAGCTATTGGGAAACTAA
- a CDS encoding vitamin K epoxide reductase family protein: protein MSRRRSIPWMHRWSRPLIAAIAGLGAITTAYLTVVKLTQGTAACPTQSCDLVLASDYATVFGLPLALFGFLAYTSMAVFALAPLAVNQAQNKELRSTLENWTWLLLLAGVIAMTVFSGYLIYLLVFQIQALCLYCIASAVFSLSLLVLTIIGRSWEDVGQIVFTAIVVGMVTLIGTLGVYANVNNPTDPSGVTAGQPATLEPSGAPIPGVGWPITTTSGESEIALARHLKEVGAKEYIAWWCPHCHEQKQLFGKEAYSLINHIECDPRGQNPRPDLCQAAKIEGFPTWEINDKLYPNVQSLENLANISGYKGPRNFKNFPDAF, encoded by the coding sequence ATGAGTCGCCGACGTTCTATTCCTTGGATGCATCGATGGTCTCGTCCACTGATCGCCGCGATCGCCGGACTAGGAGCAATAACAACGGCATATCTGACCGTAGTCAAATTAACACAAGGCACTGCTGCTTGCCCTACCCAAAGCTGCGATCTGGTCCTTGCCAGCGACTATGCTACGGTTTTTGGACTGCCCCTAGCCTTGTTTGGGTTTCTAGCTTATACCAGCATGGCGGTATTTGCTTTAGCTCCCTTGGCAGTTAACCAAGCTCAAAATAAAGAACTCCGCTCTACCCTAGAAAATTGGACTTGGTTGCTGTTGCTAGCTGGCGTGATCGCGATGACAGTCTTCAGCGGCTACTTGATCTACCTGCTGGTGTTCCAAATCCAAGCACTCTGTCTCTACTGCATCGCCTCAGCTGTGTTCTCACTCAGCCTCTTGGTGCTAACCATCATTGGTCGTTCCTGGGAGGATGTAGGGCAAATTGTGTTTACCGCCATTGTCGTTGGCATGGTAACGTTGATTGGCACATTGGGTGTCTACGCTAATGTAAATAACCCGACTGATCCCAGCGGTGTGACGGCTGGGCAACCTGCCACCCTGGAGCCATCTGGAGCGCCAATACCTGGAGTCGGCTGGCCAATCACCACCACATCGGGTGAATCGGAAATCGCGCTAGCACGTCATCTGAAAGAAGTAGGTGCTAAAGAATACATTGCTTGGTGGTGTCCCCACTGTCACGAACAAAAGCAGCTATTTGGTAAAGAGGCTTATAGTTTAATCAATCACATCGAGTGCGATCCTCGCGGACAAAACCCACGTCCAGACTTGTGTCAAGCAGCAAAGATCGAAGGTTTTCCCACGTGGGAGATTAACGATAAACTCTACCCCAATGTCCAGTCTTTGGAGAACCTTGCTAATATTTCAGGCTATAAAGGACCGCGCAACTTCAAGAATTTTCCTGACGCTTTCTAG
- a CDS encoding DEAD/DEAH box helicase: MNLSFQNLGLSEARVQQLENLGLTTPTNIQAQAIPQLLDGRDVVGQSQTGTGKTAAFSLPILEQIDGSQKAVQALILTPTRELAVQVSQAIASFVGSQDLRVLAIYGGQSIDRQILQLRRGAQIVVGTPGRVIDLLERGNLKLDQVKWLVLDEADEMLSMGFIDDVEKILSAAPSDRQTALFSATMPLSIRLLVKKFLRSPVTITVEQPKAAPTKINQVAYLIPRHWTKAKALQPILELEEPESALIFVRTRRTAAELTSQLQAAGYSVDEYHGDLTQQARERLLTRFRNKQVRWVIATDIAARGLDVDQLTHVINYDLPDSVETYVHRIGRTGRAGNEGTAISLVQPFERRKQQQIERHVRQSWKVNYMPTRAQIEARQIEKLQSQVREVLAGERLASFLPLVRELSEEYDAHAIAAAALQMAYDKTRPAWMQSEDASEEERREFAKPKLNKRSQPSVNGIAEEGRETPKPKRFNRSETSISNNN; the protein is encoded by the coding sequence ATGAATCTTTCCTTTCAAAACTTGGGCCTGTCAGAGGCTCGTGTTCAACAATTAGAAAACCTGGGACTGACCACACCGACAAACATTCAGGCTCAAGCAATTCCTCAACTGCTGGATGGTCGGGATGTAGTAGGACAATCTCAAACAGGTACGGGCAAAACAGCAGCATTTTCATTGCCGATATTAGAACAGATTGATGGTAGTCAGAAAGCGGTGCAAGCTCTGATTCTGACACCTACCCGTGAGTTAGCGGTGCAAGTTAGCCAAGCGATCGCCAGCTTTGTTGGCAGCCAAGATTTACGAGTTTTGGCAATTTATGGGGGTCAATCAATTGACCGTCAAATTCTTCAACTTAGACGAGGCGCTCAGATTGTGGTGGGAACACCAGGACGCGTGATCGACCTGCTTGAGCGGGGTAATTTAAAGCTGGATCAGGTGAAATGGCTGGTGTTAGATGAAGCCGATGAAATGTTAAGCATGGGCTTTATCGATGATGTAGAGAAAATTCTCTCAGCTGCACCAAGCGATCGCCAAACCGCTTTATTTTCGGCAACGATGCCGCTATCAATTCGACTCTTGGTGAAGAAGTTCTTGCGATCGCCTGTCACAATCACAGTTGAGCAGCCGAAAGCAGCCCCGACGAAGATCAATCAAGTAGCTTATCTGATCCCGCGCCATTGGACAAAAGCAAAAGCTTTGCAGCCAATTTTGGAACTAGAAGAGCCAGAATCAGCACTGATTTTTGTCCGCACCAGGCGCACAGCAGCTGAACTGACTAGTCAATTGCAAGCAGCGGGTTACAGTGTGGATGAGTATCACGGTGACCTGACTCAACAAGCACGGGAGCGGTTATTAACCCGATTCCGGAATAAGCAGGTACGTTGGGTAATTGCGACCGATATTGCAGCGCGAGGGTTAGACGTGGATCAACTGACTCATGTAATCAACTACGACTTGCCAGATAGTGTAGAAACCTACGTGCACCGCATTGGTCGTACAGGTCGAGCTGGTAATGAAGGGACGGCAATCAGTTTAGTGCAACCGTTTGAGCGACGTAAGCAGCAGCAAATTGAACGCCATGTGCGCCAAAGCTGGAAAGTGAACTATATGCCGACCCGGGCGCAAATTGAGGCGCGTCAGATAGAAAAACTGCAATCTCAGGTGCGGGAAGTTTTAGCTGGGGAACGCTTGGCATCATTCTTACCGCTTGTAAGAGAGCTAAGTGAAGAGTACGATGCTCATGCGATCGCCGCAGCCGCGCTGCAAATGGCGTATGACAAAACTCGTCCAGCTTGGATGCAATCAGAAGACGCGTCTGAAGAAGAAAGACGTGAATTTGCTAAGCCTAAGTTAAATAAGCGTTCTCAGCCTTCTGTAAACGGAATTGCTGAAGAAGGACGCGAAACCCCTAAGCCTAAGCGGTTCAACCGTTCTGAAACTTCAATATCGAACAACAACTAG